The following coding sequences lie in one Halorarum halophilum genomic window:
- a CDS encoding endonuclease/exonuclease/phosphatase family protein, with the protein MTDPQSGGPGGRDSEESEASDEAGDDSEAGDDDHGDRTGCDYPENLIRVMTYNVRYANPNDGENVWENRRDHVATAIRFHRPDVVGLQEAFHDQIEDLRERLPDFEWLAAGRSGEGTAGENVAVGYRRYRFDRERDGAFWLSETPDTPSVGWDAALSRIVRHVRFRDRVTGVEFEHFNTHFDHRGETAREWSAALLRDRIDELAPDAPLVVTGDFNCREATEPYRIMTEDGGAGHRRSLTDSHRVSRHPHHGPSTSMTDFTDLVPRKKIDHVFVSSGMEVVNHGTCSDTYDDGRYPSDHLPVVVDLSLPEGG; encoded by the coding sequence ATGACCGACCCGCAGTCCGGCGGACCAGGAGGGAGAGATAGTGAGGAGAGTGAAGCCAGCGACGAGGCCGGAGACGATAGCGAAGCCGGAGACGACGATCACGGGGACCGGACGGGGTGCGACTACCCGGAGAACCTGATCCGCGTGATGACGTACAACGTCCGCTACGCCAACCCGAACGACGGGGAGAACGTCTGGGAGAACCGCCGCGACCACGTCGCCACCGCGATCAGGTTCCATCGGCCGGACGTCGTCGGCCTGCAGGAGGCGTTCCACGACCAGATCGAGGACCTCCGGGAGCGGTTACCCGACTTCGAATGGCTGGCCGCGGGGCGGTCCGGGGAGGGAACCGCCGGCGAGAACGTGGCGGTCGGCTACCGACGTTATCGGTTCGACCGCGAGCGCGACGGCGCCTTCTGGCTGTCGGAGACCCCGGACACGCCCAGCGTCGGCTGGGACGCCGCGCTCTCGCGGATCGTCCGCCACGTGCGGTTCCGCGACCGGGTGACGGGCGTCGAGTTCGAACACTTCAACACCCACTTCGACCATCGCGGCGAGACGGCCCGGGAGTGGAGCGCGGCGCTGCTCCGCGATCGCATCGACGAACTGGCCCCCGACGCGCCGCTGGTGGTCACCGGCGACTTCAACTGTCGGGAGGCGACTGAGCCGTACCGGATCATGACAGAGGACGGCGGGGCCGGCCACCGGCGGTCGCTGACAGATTCCCACCGGGTCTCGAGACACCCGCACCACGGACCCTCGACGAGCATGACGGACTTCACCGACCTCGTCCCCCGGAAGAAGATCGACCACGTGTTCGTCTCGAGCGGCATGGAGGTCGTCAACCACGGCACCTGCTCGGACACCTACGACGACGGCCGGTACCCGTCCGACCACCTCCCGGTCGTCGTCGACCTCTCCCTGCCGGAGGGCGGGTGA
- a CDS encoding metallophosphoesterase family protein, whose translation MLVLGDAHAADPDNRAALLAAYDAVDPEVALQVGDLELYDLPAPTWFVAGNDEDLDVIERLRAGESPPDVHNAHLLAGTVAEVAGLRVAGLSGNHAPTMYDLPRSELVGDRRRHFTHEDVEAVAALDDVDVLLTHEAPTGLLTYGYDPGCEHVNDLLAATDPDLCLVGHHHTHRADEIDGTRVVGLAPAWERYYLLDPANLTLTSRENPA comes from the coding sequence ATGCTCGTGCTCGGAGACGCGCACGCCGCCGACCCAGACAACCGAGCGGCGCTGCTCGCCGCGTACGACGCCGTCGACCCCGAAGTGGCGCTCCAGGTGGGCGACCTCGAACTGTACGACCTCCCCGCGCCGACGTGGTTCGTCGCCGGGAACGATGAGGACCTGGACGTGATCGAGCGCCTCCGCGCGGGCGAGTCGCCCCCGGACGTGCACAACGCGCATTTGCTCGCGGGCACGGTAGCCGAGGTCGCCGGCCTGCGGGTTGCCGGCCTCTCGGGGAACCACGCCCCGACGATGTACGACCTGCCGCGGAGCGAACTCGTCGGCGACCGACGGCGCCACTTCACGCACGAGGACGTCGAGGCGGTCGCCGCGCTCGATGACGTGGACGTCCTCCTGACCCACGAGGCGCCGACCGGACTGCTGACGTACGGCTACGACCCGGGCTGTGAACACGTGAACGACCTGCTGGCGGCGACCGATCCGGACCTCTGTCTCGTCGGTCACCACCACACACATCGCGCGGACGAGATCGACGGAACGCGCGTCGTCGGTCTCGCCCCGGCCTGGGAACGGTACTACCTCCTCGACCCGGCGAACCTGACGCTCACGTCACGAGAGAACCCTGCGTGA
- a CDS encoding ABC transporter ATP-binding protein: MGNVTLEHLIKRYDDVTAVNDVSLDIEDGEFVTLVGPSGCGKSTTLEMIAGLTKPTEGTVSIAGHDVTNLPPKDRGIAMVFQNIALFPHMDVHDNISFGLRLRDFDDDEIDRRVERAIEIVQMEGTLDRMPDELSGGQRQRIAIARAIVREPEVFLMDEPLANLDAALRVHMRTELQRLHQELDTTIVYVTHDQEEAMTMSNRLAVMDEGEVQQFARPLECYNQPANKFVASFIGSPSMNFFDAEVTADGVRTPAFDVAFDPTRYDLERDQSVTLGIRPEDLGFADEEDLADPTEPFEAAVDVVEPVGDEVFIYFLLEGDDDREDQLLMSAPPDPDLTGEIEGTSHRIQLDRSRVHLFDAQTGEALVHGIERPPSGQREARGTEPS; this comes from the coding sequence ATGGGAAACGTTACACTCGAACACCTGATCAAACGGTACGACGACGTAACGGCTGTCAACGACGTCTCGCTCGACATCGAGGACGGCGAGTTCGTAACCCTCGTCGGCCCCTCGGGCTGCGGGAAGTCGACGACGCTGGAGATGATCGCGGGACTCACCAAGCCGACGGAGGGGACCGTCTCCATCGCCGGGCACGACGTGACGAACCTCCCGCCGAAGGACCGGGGCATCGCGATGGTGTTCCAGAACATCGCGCTGTTCCCGCACATGGACGTCCACGACAACATCAGCTTCGGGCTCCGTCTGCGCGACTTCGACGACGATGAGATCGACCGTCGGGTCGAACGGGCGATCGAGATCGTCCAGATGGAGGGGACGCTCGACCGGATGCCCGACGAGCTCTCGGGCGGGCAGCGCCAGCGCATCGCCATCGCGCGGGCGATCGTCCGCGAACCCGAGGTGTTCCTCATGGACGAGCCGCTGGCGAACCTGGACGCCGCGCTCCGGGTCCACATGCGGACCGAGCTCCAGCGGCTCCACCAGGAGCTCGACACGACCATCGTGTACGTCACCCACGACCAGGAGGAGGCGATGACGATGTCGAACCGGCTCGCCGTGATGGACGAGGGCGAGGTCCAGCAGTTCGCCCGTCCGCTCGAGTGCTACAACCAGCCAGCCAACAAGTTCGTCGCGAGCTTCATCGGCTCGCCGAGCATGAACTTCTTCGACGCCGAGGTGACCGCGGACGGCGTCCGGACGCCCGCCTTCGACGTCGCGTTCGACCCGACGCGGTACGACCTCGAGCGGGACCAGTCGGTGACGCTCGGTATCCGCCCGGAGGACCTCGGCTTCGCTGACGAGGAGGACCTCGCCGACCCGACCGAACCGTTCGAGGCGGCCGTCGACGTGGTGGAACCCGTCGGCGACGAGGTATTCATCTACTTCCTGCTTGAGGGGGACGACGACCGCGAGGACCAGCTCCTGATGAGCGCGCCCCCGGACCCGGACCTCACCGGCGAGATCGAGGGGACGAGCCACCGGATCCAGCTCGACCGGTCCCGAGTCCACCTGTTCGACGCGCAGACCGGCGAGGCCCTCGTCCACGGTATCGAGCGACCCCCGTCCGGCCAGCGGGAGGCCCGGGGGACGGAGCCGAGCTGA
- a CDS encoding carbohydrate ABC transporter permease codes for MSSDTAGPYERWVQDSIQNPKKVYRAMFVVVAGFFLFTTLFPLYWLLVLALTPEENMSDVGLLPNGFNPEVFLTVFEQVPFHWYMFNSIVLGLITTVIVLVLASVAGYVFGRLEFPGRVPLMLLLLAVSYFPPAAFLLPLFRLFTGNVTFLTLPGGEAVQSPVLFNTPGALVFPYSALFLPLSIFVLTTFYSQIPDGLEKAARVEGTTRLGALFRVIMPLSAPGVATAGVLTFISVYNEFFFGYLMTDGQAQNWAPVVWGILQFQGQYADLYNLMAAASIIGVVPIAILVVVAQEKIVSGLTAGALKE; via the coding sequence ATGTCGAGTGACACCGCGGGCCCGTACGAGCGCTGGGTCCAGGACTCTATCCAAAACCCCAAGAAGGTGTACCGCGCGATGTTCGTCGTCGTCGCGGGGTTCTTCCTGTTCACGACGCTGTTCCCGCTGTACTGGCTGCTCGTCCTCGCGCTCACGCCCGAGGAGAACATGAGCGACGTTGGCCTGCTGCCCAACGGGTTCAACCCCGAGGTGTTCCTGACGGTGTTCGAGCAGGTCCCGTTCCACTGGTACATGTTCAACAGCATCGTGCTCGGCCTCATCACGACGGTCATCGTGCTGGTGCTCGCCAGCGTCGCGGGCTACGTGTTCGGTCGGCTGGAGTTCCCGGGGCGGGTGCCGCTGATGCTGCTCCTGCTCGCCGTGTCGTACTTCCCGCCTGCCGCGTTCCTGCTGCCGCTGTTCCGGCTGTTCACTGGGAACGTCACGTTCCTGACGCTGCCGGGCGGCGAGGCGGTGCAGAGCCCGGTGCTGTTCAACACGCCGGGGGCGCTCGTGTTCCCGTACAGCGCGCTGTTCCTCCCCCTCTCGATCTTCGTCCTGACGACGTTCTACAGCCAGATCCCCGACGGCCTGGAGAAGGCCGCCCGAGTCGAGGGGACGACGCGGCTGGGCGCGCTGTTCCGCGTCATCATGCCGCTGTCGGCGCCCGGCGTCGCGACGGCGGGCGTGCTCACCTTCATCTCCGTCTACAACGAGTTCTTCTTCGGCTACCTGATGACCGACGGGCAGGCCCAGAACTGGGCGCCCGTCGTCTGGGGGATCTTACAGTTCCAGGGCCAGTACGCCGACCTGTACAACCTGATGGCTGCCGCGAGCATCATCGGCGTCGTCCCCATCGCCATCCTCGTGGTCGTCGCACAGGAGAAGATCGTCAGCGGGCTCACCGCCGGCGCGCTCAAGGAGTGA
- a CDS encoding carbohydrate ABC transporter permease codes for MATETSSPGTQRRSGPLASATRWVENLSDAAFAYLLLSPMLLLLGAFAFWPLLRTFTMSLHADALYGGAQFGPFIGLDNYVALLTGDINAQLTRPFFDLSQPFRSALTVTLIFTIVSVVLETLIGFGQALVLDQEFRGRRWVRVAIILPWAIPIVIQGMIFFLLFQPGISFLVEPLQNLGIFSATPTVNSVDSTIIIIIADVWKTSAFMALLILAGLQSVDRSLYDVARVEGASTLQRFRMVTFPIVAPTVLVAMLFRTIQSMRVYGLIETVSSCSTVPSLSCLVVTTFSARQYGTAAAIAFVTAALIALIVSVYIIGYADAESEVV; via the coding sequence ATGGCTACAGAGACCAGTTCCCCCGGCACGCAACGACGATCCGGCCCGTTGGCGAGCGCTACGCGATGGGTCGAGAACCTGAGCGACGCGGCCTTCGCGTACCTGCTCCTGTCGCCGATGCTGCTGTTGCTCGGCGCGTTCGCGTTCTGGCCGCTGCTCAGAACGTTCACCATGTCGCTGCACGCCGACGCGCTCTACGGCGGAGCACAGTTCGGCCCGTTCATCGGGCTCGACAACTACGTCGCCCTGCTGACGGGCGACATCAACGCCCAGTTGACCCGGCCCTTCTTCGACCTCAGTCAGCCGTTCCGGAGCGCGCTCACGGTGACGCTCATCTTCACCATCGTGAGCGTCGTGCTCGAGACGCTCATCGGCTTCGGTCAGGCGCTCGTCCTCGACCAGGAGTTTCGCGGCCGGCGCTGGGTGCGGGTCGCGATCATCCTCCCGTGGGCGATCCCCATCGTCATCCAGGGGATGATCTTCTTCCTGCTGTTCCAGCCCGGCATCAGCTTCCTGGTCGAACCGCTCCAGAACCTGGGGATCTTCTCGGCCACGCCGACCGTCAACAGCGTCGACTCGACGATCATCATCATCATCGCCGACGTGTGGAAGACGTCGGCGTTCATGGCGCTGCTCATCCTCGCGGGGCTCCAGAGCGTCGACCGGAGCCTGTACGACGTCGCGCGGGTCGAGGGCGCCTCGACACTCCAGCGGTTCCGGATGGTCACGTTCCCCATCGTGGCGCCGACGGTGCTCGTCGCGATGCTGTTCCGGACCATCCAGTCGATGCGCGTGTACGGGCTCATCGAGACGGTGTCGAGCTGTAGTACGGTGCCGTCGCTGTCGTGCCTCGTCGTCACGACGTTCAGCGCCCGTCAGTACGGAACCGCCGCCGCCATCGCGTTCGTCACGGCGGCCCTCATCGCCCTGATCGTGTCCGTGTACATCATCGGCTACGCCGACGCCGAGAGCGAGGTGGTCTGA
- a CDS encoding extracellular solute-binding protein gives MRGAAATGAAAGLAGCTFAGRTFGGSGRTEGTVVQFVADSGAKEASGDINDALHEAGLSSDITVEILPVTSSTAQQQYSQWLSAGLEQPSLLRMDSGWTIPFILRDQVANLDEEMPDLAKRVKENYFQASVATASGPDGGLYGVPLFTDFGLTLYRKDLVEQAGFDPSGWATNPLSWPRFAEIAKQTMDQSDTDYGYTFQAAVYEGLSCCTFNEWMASWGGSYFGARKNLLQNVGERPVTVESDPTVKAARMARSFIHGPDDEHALDSIPGPLAPQAVLQWEEDSSLSSFMNGDSVAHRNWPYSVLSAGAEEAFGENLGVMPMPFGVRPDNAQFEGMGGSVSALGGWHVTLNPNARNPEAAKEVLRAMSRDSFYLKLMEVIGYVPPKPDLLDSQEARNIDVMGRYVDTLKFAGQHAVPRPATVVWPIESPRITQQVSATLSRDKTPQGAMSDLKELLVQIENSATENQS, from the coding sequence CTGCGGGGCGCGGCAGCGACCGGCGCCGCTGCGGGGCTCGCGGGCTGTACCTTCGCCGGGCGGACGTTCGGCGGTAGCGGCCGGACCGAGGGAACCGTCGTCCAGTTCGTCGCCGACTCTGGCGCGAAGGAGGCGTCCGGTGACATCAACGACGCCCTGCACGAGGCGGGGCTGTCCTCGGACATCACGGTGGAGATACTCCCGGTCACGTCCAGCACGGCCCAGCAGCAGTACTCCCAGTGGCTGTCTGCGGGACTCGAACAGCCGTCGCTGCTTCGGATGGACAGTGGCTGGACCATCCCATTCATCCTGCGCGATCAGGTCGCGAACCTGGACGAGGAGATGCCGGACCTCGCGAAACGCGTCAAGGAGAACTACTTCCAGGCGAGCGTCGCGACCGCGTCCGGGCCGGACGGCGGCCTCTACGGGGTCCCGCTGTTCACGGACTTCGGGCTGACGCTCTATCGGAAGGACCTCGTCGAACAGGCCGGCTTCGACCCGAGCGGGTGGGCGACCAACCCGCTCTCGTGGCCGCGGTTCGCGGAGATCGCCAAGCAGACGATGGACCAGTCCGACACGGACTACGGCTACACCTTCCAGGCGGCGGTATACGAGGGACTCTCCTGCTGTACGTTCAACGAGTGGATGGCGAGCTGGGGCGGTTCCTACTTCGGCGCGCGGAAGAACCTGCTCCAGAACGTGGGCGAGCGCCCGGTCACGGTCGAATCGGACCCGACCGTGAAGGCGGCCCGGATGGCCCGGTCGTTCATCCACGGGCCGGACGACGAGCACGCGCTCGACTCCATCCCGGGTCCGCTGGCGCCCCAGGCCGTGCTCCAGTGGGAGGAGGACTCGTCGCTGTCGTCGTTCATGAACGGCGACTCGGTCGCCCACCGGAACTGGCCGTACTCGGTGCTCTCGGCCGGCGCGGAGGAGGCGTTCGGCGAGAACCTCGGCGTGATGCCGATGCCGTTCGGGGTCAGACCCGACAACGCGCAGTTCGAGGGGATGGGCGGCTCCGTCTCCGCGCTCGGCGGCTGGCACGTCACGCTGAACCCGAACGCGAGAAACCCGGAGGCGGCGAAGGAGGTGCTGCGGGCGATGAGCCGGGACAGTTTCTACCTGAAACTGATGGAAGTGATCGGCTACGTCCCGCCGAAACCCGACCTGCTCGACTCCCAGGAGGCGCGGAACATCGACGTGATGGGCCGGTACGTCGACACGCTGAAGTTCGCCGGCCAGCACGCGGTTCCCCGGCCGGCGACGGTCGTCTGGCCGATTGAGTCGCCCCGAATCACCCAGCAGGTGAGCGCGACGCTCAGCCGGGACAAGACGCCGCAGGGTGCGATGTCCGACCTGAAGGAACTGCTCGTCCAGATAGAAAACAGCGCGACTGAGAACCAGAGTTAG